CCATAATCTTTTAACTTTTAATCTTTAACTTTTCTATTCTTCTAATCTCAAATCGGATAGTGCTTCCCAACGTGGATCCACTGCATTCTCATCTTCATCCCCACAACTTCGGGTAGCAGAATGCGCTTCGAGCATACTTATCATAGCAGGGTTGCATTTTCCAGGTGCATGCACATGCTTGATGGGGATATTGAGTTCAATGGATTCATAGACAAACCATGCGATATCGAGTATTCCTTCTTCCTCGGCCACCGTCACAAGATCGTCTTCCTCTGAGTAGCTTTCTCCGAACTTAGCAGCCATTCGGCAATCTGCCTCTATAGGCTGATCCATGTCGTCAAGACAAAGATCACAGGGCACAACGACGCTGCCAACAGTATGAAAGTCCAAGTCAAAATAATCATCAGTGCGGTTCACTGTTACCGTCGTGTGCAGCCGACCATGTTGCACTTCAGCAGTCTCAAGCGACTGAAAAAATGCATCATCAAAGTCGAACTCAAGGACATTCTGCCCTTGTTCCAACGCTTTCAGGTCGATTTTATAGACTTCTGAACTTCCCATACGGGCTGCAAAGTTACAAATATTTTCTGAAATTAACCAATGAAAGCGTTAAAAAAATATTATTTCCACTACGTGTTTAAGCAGCCAACAGCTTTGTCAGCCATTCAAACTACCAACAAATATCTTAATATCAACATTTCATCTACCCACTATTTTTCAACATAATTCAACTTGATATCATCGACATCGCTTGTCTATATTAGTTAAGGTACACATTCGTGCAACGTCTTGAAGCGTGCTGTTTCTCATCATTCAGTCCACAATCTTCCCTTTTAATCAATGTCACCTCCCCTCTTTCTCCACCATAACTTCTTTCTTTCCACTCCCTCAAGCAAGCCGAAGGATTTGTAAACTAAATTCAAATCGAATTTGGAATCGCTGCAAAAAATCATTATCTTTGCCGTAGGGAAGGAAGCATGCATGCCTTCCCTTTTTTGTTGACACGCACCAAATAAGGATGCAATCTGCGTCATATTGCATCCTTATTTGCGTCAAAACACTGCGTGATTTGCGTCAAAATACAAGATAACATGACAGAGAATGCAAGCTGACATGAAGCAAAATGCAATGGATTTCATAGGGAAATGCACTTCTATATGAGTTTACTCAGATTTCAAGAAGCTGCTCAACAGACAGAGATTGTATTCATTTTTTACTATTTTCAATACCGTTTTTCAAACTGAAAACAGCTGAAGAAGAGGTGTTCTAAAGGGAGGAAAACCGGCAACAAGCCTTTTCACGACACAGGAAGTATGATGCGAAACGTTGTGCCTTGCCCCACTTCAGATTGCTTGACGAATATCTTTCCATGATGATATTCCTCAACAATGCGTCGTGCCAGCGACAAGCCAAGTCCCCACCCACGCTGCTTGGTCGTGAAACCGGGGCGAAACACGTTCTTCATGTCCTTCTGTCGGATACCTTTTCCCGTGTCAACAAGGTCAATCACGACCGTCTGTTCCTTTTGCATAACATAGATATCTATGCGACCGCTTCGACCTTCCAAGGCATCAACAGCATTCTTGCAGAGGTTCTCAATGACCCATTCAAAGAGCGAAACATTGAGGTTCAGCATCACTTTTTCAGCCGAAGCATGCAGCATGATGACCACCGTGCGCGATGTTCGACTGTCCATGTAGGCCACAACTCGCTGCAACACAGCTATCAAGTCGGCCTGTTCGGGCGTGGGTTGAGAGCCGATTTTCGAGAAGCGGTCAGCGATAAGCTGAAGCCGTTTCACGTCGTTGTCCATCTCAGAAAGCAGTTTATCATCGGGATAAGCCTCTTTCATAATCTCCATCCAGGCCATAAGACTGGAAATAGGTGTGCCGAGTTGATGAGCCGTTTCCTTGCTCAAACCTACCCAAACATGGTTTTGTTCGGCACGTTTCAAGGTCAGAAGTGCGAAAACAGCAAGGCCGGCAAAGAGCAAAATGACGCCCAACTGGACATAAGGATACCAGGATAAGCGGCGCAGAAGCAACGACTCGGCATAGCATACATCAATATAATCGTTGCGATTGTCAAGCATAATGCGGATAACATGACCGTCAGTGCGCATGCGTTGAGCTTGAGCAACGGCGTCTTTTATACTGTCTGCCTGGTTCTTTCCCTGCAGTTTTACATTGCGATAGGTCTGAACATGCCCCTGTCGGTTAATGACAATCACCGGAATAGTGTGGTTTTCATTGATTACTTTCAATACAAGTGCAAGATCGGTATGCTCATCTGCAGCGTTCAAAGAACGCATTGCTTCGGCCCATACCTCCATTCGCGTGGCCTCTTCCTTGGCCAAATCGCTGATGAGAAGATGAGAAACCACCACGGAAGCAAAGGCTATCAGCACGGCAACCATGATGAAAAGAAGGCGTATGTTGTGCAAACGGTCAGTCCACTTCATATCTTCTACAACGTGTTTTCTCTTGGTTTATTACTTACAAAGGATGTATAAGCATTTTATTCCAACAGTTCACGCAGCCAAACGAAATTCCAATCTGCCCCGCACTGCAGTGTCTTCGCTTTCCTTTCTCAGGCAATAAGTTGGACTTTTTGCTTTTTCTTACCCGTTAATTTGCAGTTTACACAGCAATTCATTAACTTTGCCATAATCTACCGAAACAGACCGAAAACATGCTAAGTTTGCGCAAAGAGAGGTGCAACTTCAAGATAATCGGCCCATGAAGAAAAACAAAAGAGAAGAAACAATCGATTAAAATCTAAAATAAAATGGAAAGAACATGGAGATGGTTTGGCAAGAATGACAAGATTACGCTGGCCATGTTGAAGGAAATCGGAGTAGAAGGCATCGTCACTGCACTGCATGATGTGCCGTTAGGTGAAGTGTGGACACGCGAGAAAATCCACGACCTCAAGACGTATATCGAAAGCTATGGCATGCGCTGGAGCGTGGTGGAATCGCTGCCTGTGACTGAAACGATCAAGTATGGTGGGCCAGATCGCGACCAACAGATAGAGACTTACAAGATAAGTCTGCGCAACTTAGCCGCTGAAGGCATACATACGGTTTGTTATAACTTCATGCCTGTGCTCGATTGGGCACGTACCGATTTGCTCCATGCCAACCCAAATGGCAGCAGCAACTTATACTTCAGTATTCCCGAGTTCGCCTATTTCGACATATATATCCTCAAGCGTGAGGGAGCAAGAGAAAGCTGGGCAACCTTCAAAACCCTCGGTCCTGACGGGCAACCCAATGGCCGTGACATTCTGAAAGAGGTTGATGCATTAGCCAAAACCATGACTCCGGAGAAAGATCATGCCCTTGTTGAGAACATCGTTATCAAGACTCAGGGCTTCGTAAGTGGCAACTTCAAGGAAGGAGACGAGCATCCTGTGGAGCTGTTCCGCGAACTTCTTGCGCTCTATAAAGGCATTGACAAGGCTCAACTGCGTGAAAACATGCGGTATTTCCTAAGTGCCATCATGCCGGTTTGCAACGAATGCGACATGTATATGTGTGTACATCCCGACGATCCACCATTCCAAATCCTCGGACTTCCACGCATTGTGACCTGCGATGACGATATCCAGTGGTTCCTGAATGCCGTGCCCGACAAGCACAACGGACTGACTTTCTGTGCCGGAAGCCTTTCAGCAGGCGCACAAAACGACTTGCCAAGAATGGCAGAAAAGTATGCCAACCGCACATGGTTCGTGCATCTGCGCAGCTGTCATGTGTTTCCTAATGGCGATTTCACAGAGGCAAGCCACCTCGGAGGAAGGGCCGACATCATCGAACTCTGCCGTATCTTTGAGAAAGAAGAGCAGTGCAGGAAGGACAATCCCAATGTAGCGAGACTGCCGATGCGCGTAGATCACGGCATGACTATGCTGGGAGATGAGACCAAGGGCTATAATGCGGGCTACAGTTTCTTAGGCCGTATGTTTGCAATGGGACAGGTGCAAGGCATTCTGGCGACTGTCGACAACG
The nucleotide sequence above comes from Segatella oris. Encoded proteins:
- the uxuA gene encoding mannonate dehydratase → MERTWRWFGKNDKITLAMLKEIGVEGIVTALHDVPLGEVWTREKIHDLKTYIESYGMRWSVVESLPVTETIKYGGPDRDQQIETYKISLRNLAAEGIHTVCYNFMPVLDWARTDLLHANPNGSSNLYFSIPEFAYFDIYILKREGARESWATFKTLGPDGQPNGRDILKEVDALAKTMTPEKDHALVENIVIKTQGFVSGNFKEGDEHPVELFRELLALYKGIDKAQLRENMRYFLSAIMPVCNECDMYMCVHPDDPPFQILGLPRIVTCDDDIQWFLNAVPDKHNGLTFCAGSLSAGAQNDLPRMAEKYANRTWFVHLRSCHVFPNGDFTEASHLGGRADIIELCRIFEKEEQCRKDNPNVARLPMRVDHGMTMLGDETKGYNAGYSFLGRMFAMGQVQGILATVDNEQGIRYQQPGFYD
- a CDS encoding YceD family protein, giving the protein MGSSEVYKIDLKALEQGQNVLEFDFDDAFFQSLETAEVQHGRLHTTVTVNRTDDYFDLDFHTVGSVVVPCDLCLDDMDQPIEADCRMAAKFGESYSEEDDLVTVAEEEGILDIAWFVYESIELNIPIKHVHAPGKCNPAMISMLEAHSATRSCGDEDENAVDPRWEALSDLRLEE
- a CDS encoding sensor histidine kinase — translated: MKWTDRLHNIRLLFIMVAVLIAFASVVVSHLLISDLAKEEATRMEVWAEAMRSLNAADEHTDLALVLKVINENHTIPVIVINRQGHVQTYRNVKLQGKNQADSIKDAVAQAQRMRTDGHVIRIMLDNRNDYIDVCYAESLLLRRLSWYPYVQLGVILLFAGLAVFALLTLKRAEQNHVWVGLSKETAHQLGTPISSLMAWMEIMKEAYPDDKLLSEMDNDVKRLQLIADRFSKIGSQPTPEQADLIAVLQRVVAYMDSRTSRTVVIMLHASAEKVMLNLNVSLFEWVIENLCKNAVDALEGRSGRIDIYVMQKEQTVVIDLVDTGKGIRQKDMKNVFRPGFTTKQRGWGLGLSLARRIVEEYHHGKIFVKQSEVGQGTTFRIILPVS